DNA sequence from the Stenotrophomonas oahuensis genome:
CAGGTAGGCAGCATCGAGAGCGGTTCCCTGCGTCCATTCTTGCGGCTCCACCTTTACAAGTTCGGTGACGGTGCCGGCGTTCTCGTCCTTGATGAGCACATAGGGCTGAACCTCTCGGACGTCCATGGTGGCGACGATAGCCACGATCACCGCAGCAACCGTCACACCGCAGAAACCGAGGGTCATCAGGCTCATCCGCTTTACCATGCGGTCCGCGCGTTCCAACGCATTAGTGTCAAAGCGCTTGGCGTCTTCCAAGAGGCTACGCGAGTACGCATCCAGCGAGACTTCATCGCCGAGGCTGCTGGGTGGGGTGTTTTGATCCGTCATTTAGGGGTCCGCAAGAGTTGGGCGCTGAGACAGGGTTGCTGTTACTTTCGGATGGTGTTCTTGGAGCGAGCATTCGCCAGCGCTGCAGAGTGATTCCGGGCGGTGTCCATCGGTCCCCTGTAGCGCGCAGCGCCAGTTCGAGGATCGTTGTAGAACTGGCCGCCCATGAACTCGCCCATTGCACGTGCGGGATTCATGGCAACACGCCCGGCCGCCATCGCTGCCCTGGCAGGAGCGCCGGCGGACGACGCAGCGCGGCTCAGCGTGCCGGCAGCGCCCATGGAAATGCCGCCGACCAGGGAGGCGCTTATGTCGTCCGCCTTGAACAGCAAGGCTGATGCGATGGCGAACGCGAATAGGGCGCGTACGGACACGCCAAGCGCAGCTGCAATGTCGGTGACCGTGTCCTCCGTTACATTGCCAATTGTGCTACTGCCAAATTGCTGGACTAGGCCGATACCGAGCCCAACGATGACCATCAGCACAACGCCGTAAAGGGCGTAGTTAATCGCCGTTCGCAGGAAGGACTCCAGCATCGGCCGAGTTGCTTCCCAGATGCCGGCCACAATGAACAGTGGGCCTAGTGCCAGCACGATCGCCAGGGAGGCGTACCCCATGAAGGATAGGCCGGCCGCAAGCGCCACGAAGATTACGGTTCCAATAATCACTACCAAGCCCGCAA
Encoded proteins:
- a CDS encoding type IV secretion system protein, translating into MAVESCNFDLMVVEFLMSDTMMNLSNQVSAVSGKIGSYAAGIALAGCALYSVLWVIAFVSGTQNGDVISFLKWFARAMFLTALAGTGSLYNDLVVQTLWEAPAEVAQIVSGSGMGNQAVKYDLEGKINMGTALDMAASKGVCAGSALWKATSVWKPGESTGYLLAGLVVIIGTVIFVALAAGLSFMGYASLAIVLALGPLFIVAGIWEATRPMLESFLRTAINYALYGVVLMVIVGLGIGLVQQFGSSTIGNVTEDTVTDIAAALGVSVRALFAFAIASALLFKADDISASLVGGISMGAAGTLSRAASSAGAPARAAMAAGRVAMNPARAMGEFMGGQFYNDPRTGAARYRGPMDTARNHSAALANARSKNTIRK